The genomic segment CTCACGCCCAAGGCGCTGCGGCTGTTCCAGTCGAAGGTGCTCACGCAGATCTTCAGCGAGCTGCAGGCGTCGCGCTCCGGCCGCCACCCCGACGCGGTCACCGGCGAGGGCGCGGTCGAGTCCGCGAAAACCAGGCCCTACGAGTTCGGCGACTCGGTCTCGCAAATGGACATCCCCGCGAGCATCGTCAACGCGCTCGTGCGGACCGCGGGCGAGGCCCCGGAGGGCTCCCCGCGCGCGGTCCGCATGAAACCCGAGGACATCCTCATCCACCACACCCGGGTGAACCCGAAGGCCGCCACCTGCGTGCTGCTCGACATGTCCGGGTCCATGCGGTACGACGGCCAGTACGTGAACGTCAAGCGCATGGGCCTCGCGCTCGACGGGCTGATCCGCAGCGAGTACCCCGGCGACTTCCTCCAGTTCATCGAGATGTACACGTTCGCGAAGCCGCGGCACCTGTCCGAGATCGCCGGGCTGATGCCCAAGCCGGTCACCATCTTCAACCCCGTGGTGCGGCTCAAGGCCGACATGAGCAACCCGAACGTGAGCGAGTTCGGGGTGCCGCACCACTTCACCAACATCCAGCACGCCCTTCAGACGGCCCGCCGCTTCCTGGCGACCCAGGACACCCCGAACCGGCAGGTGGTGCTCATCACCGACGGCCTGCCGACGGCGCACTTCGAGGGGAGCACCGTGTACATGCTGTACCCCCCGGACCCGCGGACCGAAAACGCGACCATGCGCGAAGCGCTCCTCTGCGCCCGCGAGGGGATCACGATCAACATCTTCCTCATCTCGAACTGGAACCAGTCGCAGGAGGACGTGCAGTTAGCCTACCGCATGGCGCGGGCCACGAAGGGCCGCGTGGTGTTCACCGCGGGCCGCGACCTGGACCGGTTCGTGATCTGGGACTACATCAAGCGGCGCAAGCAGATTATCAGCTGAGTCCGGCGGTGCTTCACATTGTGAAGCGCCGCCGGACTCACACGCATTCGTACCCTTCACTCGACCGCGTGGTCGCTCACGACGTCCGTCGGCGTGCTGGCCGGCGCGAGGGCGAATTTTTCGATGAGCCGATAGAGCGTGCGGCGGCTGACGCCCAGCGCCTTGGCCGCACGCACCTTGTTCCCGCCGTAGCGCCGCAGCACGTCCATGACGTGACGCCGTTCGACACCGTCCAGGTCGTCCGGGCCGGTTTCCGGCACCTGCGGGGCGGGCGTCGCGGCCCCCGCGGGGCCCGCGACCGGCTTGCTCGCGAGGAGCAAGTTGTCCGGCAGATCGTCGGTCGTAATGGTCTGCCCGTCGGCCAGGATCTGCGCGCGCTCCAGGACGTTCGCCAGCTCGCGGATGTTCCCGGGCCAGTCGTAGCCGCACAGTACCCCCTGCGCCGCCGGGTCCATCCGGAACGGCACCTTCCCGACCGGGCGGGTGTGCAGGAAGTGGGCGATCAGCTCCGGGATGTCCTCGCGCCGGTCCCGCAGCGCCGGCAGCGTGATCGCGATCACGTTGAGCCGGAAGAACAGGTCCTCCCGGAACCGCCCGGCCTTCACCTCGTCCTCCAGCGGCTTGTTCGTGGCCGCCACCACCCGCACGTCGGCGTGCTTCTCCTGGGTGCTCCCGACCCGCCGGTAGTGGCCGTCCTCCAGCACCCGGAGCAGCTTCGCTTGCAGGGCCGGGGTCATTTCCGCGACCTCGTCCACGAACAGCGTGCCGCCCTCGGCCACCTCGAACAGCCCGGCCTTGGGCCGATCGGCGCCGGTGAACGCGCCCTTCTCGTGGCCGAACAGTTCGCTCTCCAGCAGGCTCTCCTGGAGCGTCGCGCAGTTGACCGTGACGAGCGGCTGGTCCCGCCGGGCACTGTTCCCGTGAAGCGCGCGGGCGACCAGTTCCTTTCCGGTCCCGCTCGGGCCGCGGACCAGCACCGTCGCGTCCGTCCCGGCCACTTTCAAGATGAGCGCGACGACCTTTCGCACCGCCGGGCTGGAGCCCACGATCCGGTACCGGTCCGATTCGTAGGTGAGCCGCCCGAGCGCCTGCCGCAGCCGGGCGTTGTCAACGCGCAGCCGCCGCACCTCCATCGCCCGGTCGAGGACGGGGAGCACGTGCTGAAGGCGGAACGGTTTGAGGATGTAGTCGAACGCGCCGGCCTTCATCGCCTCGACGGCGGTCTGGATCGTCCCCTGACCGGTCATGATGACGCCGACCAGGTTCGGGTCGAACTCGAGCGACTGGCGGAGGAGTTGGATGCCGTCGATACCGGGCATCATCAGATCGGACAGGAGCAGGTCGAACCCGCCGGCCCGGAGCTCGTCCGCCGCGAGCGCGGGATCGGACAGCCCGCGCGTCTCGAACCCCTGCTCGTCGAGGGACTCGCACAAGGCGCGCATCAGTTCCACTTCGTCGTCCACGACGAGCAGCTTGCCGCGCCGGGCCGGTGTCTTGTCGGTGGCCATTGTCGCGTGGACCCCAATCGTGATCGTTGCGGGCGGTGTTACGGGGGGTAACACTTGAACCAAACGCAGAGGGTCTGGCGCCGCCGCGCCACGGCCCCGGTGCTATTGCTGCAAGCCGACGACGTTCGTGTCCGGGCGCAGGGGCAGCGTGATCCGGACGGTCGTCCCCTCACCGGGCCGGCTGTCGATCTCAAGGGTGCCGTGGTGCTGCTGAACGATGCGGCGGCAGATCGCCAGCCCCAGCCCCGTGCCCTTGCCCTCTTCCTTGGTGGTGAAGAACGGCTCGAACACGCGCCCGAGCAGTTCCACCGGGATGCCGACCCCGGTGTCGGTGACCTCGATCACGACGCCCGGTCGCCCGCCCGGCAAGGTGCCCGGCCGCACCCGCGGGACGAGCCGCCCGCCACCGGGCATGGCGTCCGCGGCGTTGGTGAACAGGTTGAGGAACACCTGGCGGAGCTGCTGCCGGTCGGCGTGGATGATCGGCACGTCGGGGGCCATGTGCGGTTCGACCTTGACCCGCCGCTTGCGCAGGTGGTGCGCGATCAGTTCCACCGTCCGGCTCACCTCGTCGCACACGTCGACCGTGGACACCTGATCGCGGCCGGCGCGGCTGAACTGGAGCAGGTTGGCGACCAGGCTCGCCATCCGCTCGATCTCGCCCTCGATGATCTCCAGCGGTTTGCGGCGGGGGTCGTCGGCCGGCGTCTTCGCCAGCACCCCCTCGACCCGCAGGCTGACCGTGCCGAGCGGGTTGTTCAACTCGTGCGCGATGCTCGCCGCGAGTTCGCCCACGCCCGCGAGCTTGGCGGCCTGCCACAGTTGCTGGGTCGTCCCCTTGAGTTCGTCCGTGCGCGCCTGGAGCTCGCTTAGGGCCTGCTCCCGCTGCCGGGCCGTTTCGCGCAGCTCCACCTCGGCCCGTTTCCGCTCCGTCACGTCGCGCACAATGAGCGTGTGAACGGTCTGCCCGCCGCTCTCGGTGCGCGACGCCGACACTTCCAGCGGGACCGGCCGGCCGTCGCGCCGCCGCCCCTCGATCTCGTGCGGGGTCGTACCCGAATCCGCCGTCGGGAGCCCGGCCGGGAGGAAGTTCGACAGGCCCGCCCCGAGCGCGGCGCCCGCGGGGCACCCGAACACCTGCTCGGCCGCCGGGTTGAACAACAGCACCCGCAGGTCGGCGTCGAGCAGGATGATCGCGTCGTGGGCCGACCGGATGACGACGTCGAGGCGGGCGCGGGCCTCGGCGAGTTCGGCCCGTGCCCGCAGGTGCTCCACTTCCCGCTGCACGGCCTCGTACTGTTTCCGGTCGCTCACGTCCCGAACGATCGCGGTGAACAACAACCCCGCACCGGTTCCGAACTTCGAGATCGAGATCTCGGCGGGGAACTCGACCCCGTCCTTGCGCAGCCCGAACACGGCGCGGCGCTCGCCCATGAGCCGGGCCGCTTCGGGCGCCTGTGCGAACTGCTGCATCTGCGCCGGGTGCGGCCCGCGGAAGCGGACCGGAAGGAGCACCTCGAGCGGGCGCCCGAGCACCTCCTCCAGGGCGTAGCCGAACAGTTTGGCCGCGCCGCGGTTGAACAGGACGATCTCCTGTCGCGCATCGACGGTCACGATCCCGTCCTCGGCGATGTCGAGGATGTCGGCCAATTGGTCGGGGGAAATGCGTGCCAGCACGGGATTCCTTGCGGACCAGAGGGCGGGACCGGGGTCAATCTGCGGCTCTGATGAAGATGGTTCCAGATCGGCCGGCACGCGTCAACCCTCCTGAGCCCCGGATCGCTCCCCCCCGCATTGAAGTACGCATCAGAAAACCGTCCGACCTAGCGAACGAATGGCCTGCGAAACAGGAGCGCACTGCACCCGAAGAGCATCGCGACCAAAACGACACCGAACGCGACCATTGTCACGGTTTCCATGACGACCCCCGCGGTTGAGAGAAGCGATGCGGGTCCTCAACGCAACCCCGATGCCGTTCCAATCAATGACCTAAAATGCTTATTTCGCTGGTTATTCGGCCCCGATTCGGGGCGCCGAGAGCCCGGCCGTGTGTGGACGTGACACAGCGGTGTGCGGGCGTGTGCGAGGGCGACACAACGGCACGCCTCGTGCTCCGGATGAGGCCAGAATGTCGCCCGACGGGTGCTGACAAGGAGAACCGTTTATGAAACGCAAGTACGGCCCGAAGGCTCAAGAGAAGGTCGAGGAGACGATGCACGAGTTCAAGCGGGGCAAGCTGAAAAGCGGGTCCGGCCGGACCGTGACGAACAAGAAACAGGCGATCGCCATCGGCCTGTCCGAAGCCCGGAAAGCCGGCGCAAAGGTGCCACCCAAGAAGTCCTGATCCGTGCCCGGTTGGCGGCGTACCTCCTCTTGGAGGGCGCGGCCGCACCCTTCCAAGAGGAGGCACACGCCCGACCGGATTCGCGTATGAGATCGGACCCCAAAATGGACCGCGGGGTCTTCCACGGAGTGGATCGCCCCAAAACGCAGGCATCACCTGGTCGCCGATCCCGGTTTTGGGATCGACCGAGATGGCCCTGTCGCTCGCGCCGGTACGCTCGCCGTCCGGACCGGTAACGCTACCCCCCCGTGATCGGGCCGGATTCGGAGCCACGCGGCGTAAAACGATACGAAAACGGCCAGGGGGGCGATCTGGAGCATGATACGGTGAACAGTCATCTGGTTGCTGAGCCAGACGTGAGCGGAGGTGCAGCCGAACACGAAGAACGTGGCCACACACGTCACCGCCAGAGCGGCCAGCAGGGCCCGACCCGTCCGGTCCCGGAGGAGCGCTCGACTCCCGCCGCAGATGCCGATGCCGACGCCGACCCACAGGATGCTGCTCGTCGGCCCCGTGACGACGTAATCCCATAACAGTTCGAACGTGTCAGGGTGCCAGCTCAACTTGTCGTCATTCGGCGTCACCCCCAGCGACAGCACGTATTTGGCGACCAGCCACGGGGCCAGCGTCGCGCAACCGCCCAGGAACCATGCGACCGCCCGCAGGCGTTCCGGCCGACCCGGCCCCGCCAAAAGGCAGGTCCCGACGAGCGTCGCGGGCAGGAACAGAACCAGCCCGTCGTTTTTGCTCCAGGCGGCGCCCGCGGCGAGAACGCCCGCCAGTAGCCACTCTCTACGGAGCAGCGCGGCCAGCGACGCGAAGGAAAAGGCCGCGACCGCGATGTCGCTGTACCCGGCCGCCGCGTGCCAGGCCAGCAGCGGGATGGCGGCCGTTACGAACGCCCCGAGCGCGGCCAACCAGCGGGACCGCGAGAAATCCCAAACCGCCGCCCAGACCGTTGCCACGAGTGCCACCAGGAACAGCACCCCATCGGCCCGGGCGAGCAGGTCGTCCCAGCCCCCGCTCACGACTGCCGTTTCCGCCCGCCAGACAATGGCCAGCAAAGGATAGTGGCGGTGACCGAGTCCGCCCCGGGTCCCCAGCCACACGGGCGACTCCGGATCGACCGACCAGTTCACCCCGCCGAAGAGCGCCCGCGCGCGGCCCGACCAGTGCGTCGATGCGTCATCGAAATACAGCGGCAACCGGGCCAACTGCCAGCACGCGAACGCCACCTTTTCCGCCACGCTCACCAGAACGAGCCATTCGTACCACCGGAGGGGCGGAACGGACCCACGCGGCGCCTTCAGCGCCCCGCGGCGCGCGGCCGCGGCGATCACCGCAGCCGCGACCGCCGCCATCACGACCATGGCGGGTAGCAAAGGCACGCCGCACAAGACGAGGGAGCCTACGAACAGGGTCTCCGCGTACAGGCCCAAAAGGAACGCGGCGGGCAGGTGTACGGCCCCGGGCGGGCCCACCGTTCGCAGGCCCAACAGCGCCCACCCGAGCAGCAGGTCCAGCACCACGTGGCCGATCACGGCAAGTGTCGAACTCACCGCACGGTCCTCCGGACCAGGTATAAGCCCCCGTGGGACACCACGACCTCTCCTTGTGTCGGATCACAGGTCACCAGAAAGTCTGCGCCACTGTTACCCGGGTCGTTGGGTCGGTACCGACGGTCGGCGAACGCGTAACCCACGAGGTAATTCCTGGCCAGCGGCTGCGCATCAAGTGACGCATCCGCGGTCCAGCTCCCGTCCCCGATGGTCGGTGCGGCCCGGTCCGCGAACGTCAACCCGTCCCCCAAAGACGTCACGCGCAAATCATCCCGATGGGCCTCGTGCCACCGAACGGCACTCGCGTGGTCCGCGATCGACCGGGCGTCCATAACCGCCCACGCGAGGCAAAAGCCCAAAAGGAGCGACATTTCGACGCGGTGCGTGCGCGAGTAGAAAAAAACGGCCGCCGGGACGAACAGGAGCAGCAGTGCCCACTCCCAAGTCATCCCGAACAGGTGATGGCCCTGCAAGACATTGACCGTCGATGGGATCAGCGGCTCGGGCTCGAGAAACGAATCGATCTCATCTTCGGTGGTGGGCTGCCGCACCCGCCCGTTCGCTCCGACGAGGGTGGTCCCCACGATACGGGCTCGTCCGCGCCAGTCCGGCCGATGCCGAAGGTCGTATACGTGCTGTCCGATCCGCGCCAAGGCCGGGTACACAACCATATCACCCTTGCTGTCCACGAAGAAAATTCCGAACGGCGTGCCGTCCAGACCTTCTGGAACGTCCAGGACGACGACCACGTCTTCCAGCACCACGTTGTTCGCTAACACCTTGGTCGAGACCGTATCCGCTCCAACGGAAGTCTCAGCGATAGAGACCAAGCCCAGAACGGCACCAGCGACACGAAGCCAGCGCATGAAAGCTCCCCGATTGGCCGGGCCTTCCGATTTTGGAGTGTTTTACGTTTTTTTCG from the Frigoriglobus tundricola genome contains:
- a CDS encoding sigma-54-dependent transcriptional regulator; protein product: MATDKTPARRGKLLVVDDEVELMRALCESLDEQGFETRGLSDPALAADELRAGGFDLLLSDLMMPGIDGIQLLRQSLEFDPNLVGVIMTGQGTIQTAVEAMKAGAFDYILKPFRLQHVLPVLDRAMEVRRLRVDNARLRQALGRLTYESDRYRIVGSSPAVRKVVALILKVAGTDATVLVRGPSGTGKELVARALHGNSARRDQPLVTVNCATLQESLLESELFGHEKGAFTGADRPKAGLFEVAEGGTLFVDEVAEMTPALQAKLLRVLEDGHYRRVGSTQEKHADVRVVAATNKPLEDEVKAGRFREDLFFRLNVIAITLPALRDRREDIPELIAHFLHTRPVGKVPFRMDPAAQGVLCGYDWPGNIRELANVLERAQILADGQTITTDDLPDNLLLASKPVAGPAGAATPAPQVPETGPDDLDGVERRHVMDVLRRYGGNKVRAAKALGVSRRTLYRLIEKFALAPASTPTDVVSDHAVE
- a CDS encoding PAS domain-containing sensor histidine kinase — translated: MLARISPDQLADILDIAEDGIVTVDARQEIVLFNRGAAKLFGYALEEVLGRPLEVLLPVRFRGPHPAQMQQFAQAPEAARLMGERRAVFGLRKDGVEFPAEISISKFGTGAGLLFTAIVRDVSDRKQYEAVQREVEHLRARAELAEARARLDVVIRSAHDAIILLDADLRVLLFNPAAEQVFGCPAGAALGAGLSNFLPAGLPTADSGTTPHEIEGRRRDGRPVPLEVSASRTESGGQTVHTLIVRDVTERKRAEVELRETARQREQALSELQARTDELKGTTQQLWQAAKLAGVGELAASIAHELNNPLGTVSLRVEGVLAKTPADDPRRKPLEIIEGEIERMASLVANLLQFSRAGRDQVSTVDVCDEVSRTVELIAHHLRKRRVKVEPHMAPDVPIIHADRQQLRQVFLNLFTNAADAMPGGGRLVPRVRPGTLPGGRPGVVIEVTDTGVGIPVELLGRVFEPFFTTKEEGKGTGLGLAICRRIVQQHHGTLEIDSRPGEGTTVRITLPLRPDTNVVGLQQ
- a CDS encoding DUF6496 domain-containing protein, producing the protein MKRKYGPKAQEKVEETMHEFKRGKLKSGSGRTVTNKKQAIAIGLSEARKAGAKVPPKKS